A window of the Streptomyces formicae genome harbors these coding sequences:
- a CDS encoding ATP-binding protein has product MTSNGDDQGAATGRAGRTWAGAVYDGGPECIAQARRFATHFLVDGHGFAPASRVVGAVQLIVSELVTNARKYAFGPCALDLERIPAGVEVTVWDTSTTLPVARAADPARVGQHGLEIVLALCDRFAVERKPVGKRITVRVTCP; this is encoded by the coding sequence ATGACTTCGAACGGGGACGACCAGGGTGCGGCCACCGGCCGGGCCGGGCGCACGTGGGCCGGCGCCGTGTACGACGGCGGTCCTGAGTGCATCGCACAGGCCCGCCGCTTCGCCACGCACTTCCTGGTGGACGGGCACGGCTTCGCTCCCGCGTCACGGGTCGTGGGAGCCGTCCAGCTGATCGTGTCGGAGCTGGTGACCAACGCCCGCAAGTACGCCTTCGGGCCGTGCGCACTGGACCTGGAGCGGATCCCGGCCGGCGTGGAGGTCACGGTCTGGGACACCAGCACCACGCTGCCCGTGGCCAGGGCCGCCGATCCGGCGCGCGTGGGCCAGCACGGTCTGGAGATCGTGCTGGCCCTGTGCGACCGTTTCGCCGTCGAGCGGAAGCCGGTCGGCAAGCGCATCACGGTTCGTGTCACCTGCCCATGA